The proteins below are encoded in one region of Pseudomonas putida NBRC 14164:
- a CDS encoding HAMP domain-containing sensor histidine kinase produces MRRHPLLWKLAVLQVSFCLLLIWLIWTWGLSVERSTYFLSPADQDYLARYAQQAEDAWNQGGAVGAEAWRRQLEQAEDTWVAVIGPHLQSLGTTPLSAEEASHLTFMRKLDWPMSRRLQDELPYVSIEFPQHPERGRLVLQLPERLLPTGLTPWTHVITHGVAPALLALLLGLALYRHLVVPLNRLRDRADALRADDLDSPALPLLARRDELGELAQAFEHMAGRLRQSLEQQRLLLRTLSHELRTPLARLRIAHDSDLPPLQLRERLDREVADMQKLLEDTLDLAWMDTEQPSLPTEPILMVSVWEALCQDACFESGWDRARLPCSLGTDCLVQAHLDSLAQALENLMRNAIRHSPAEGRVSLEGWREGDCWHLRLSDQGPGVPDADLERIFKPYQRLTDSGAGFGLGLAIARRAIELQGGRLWASNGRPGLCLHLTLPMARDCLES; encoded by the coding sequence ATGCGTCGCCACCCGTTGCTGTGGAAACTGGCCGTACTGCAGGTCAGCTTCTGCCTGTTGCTGATCTGGCTGATATGGACCTGGGGCCTGTCGGTGGAGCGCAGCACCTATTTTCTGTCCCCGGCCGACCAGGATTACCTGGCGCGCTATGCGCAACAAGCTGAAGACGCCTGGAACCAGGGCGGTGCGGTAGGCGCCGAGGCCTGGCGCAGGCAACTGGAACAGGCCGAGGACACCTGGGTGGCGGTGATCGGCCCACACCTGCAAAGCCTCGGCACCACGCCGCTGAGCGCCGAGGAGGCCAGCCACCTGACCTTCATGCGCAAACTGGACTGGCCCATGAGCCGGCGCCTGCAGGATGAGCTGCCCTACGTGAGCATCGAATTCCCGCAGCACCCCGAGCGCGGCCGCCTGGTGCTGCAACTGCCCGAACGCCTGCTGCCCACCGGCCTGACGCCATGGACCCATGTGATCACCCACGGCGTTGCACCTGCACTGCTCGCCCTGCTACTGGGCCTGGCGTTGTACCGGCATTTAGTCGTACCACTGAACCGCCTGCGCGACCGCGCCGACGCCCTGCGTGCCGATGACCTCGACAGCCCCGCCCTGCCCCTGCTGGCACGCCGTGACGAGCTGGGTGAACTGGCACAAGCCTTCGAGCACATGGCCGGGCGCCTGCGCCAGAGCCTGGAGCAACAGCGCCTGCTGCTGCGCACGCTGTCTCACGAACTGCGCACACCCCTGGCACGGTTGCGAATCGCCCATGACAGCGACTTGCCGCCGCTGCAGTTGCGCGAGCGCCTGGACCGCGAAGTCGCCGACATGCAGAAGCTGCTGGAAGACACGCTGGACCTGGCCTGGATGGACACCGAACAACCCAGCTTGCCGACCGAGCCGATACTGATGGTTTCCGTATGGGAGGCACTGTGCCAGGACGCCTGCTTCGAAAGTGGCTGGGACCGTGCACGCCTGCCGTGTTCACTCGGCACCGATTGCCTGGTACAGGCCCATCTGGACAGCCTGGCCCAGGCCCTGGAAAACCTGATGCGCAATGCCATTCGCCACTCGCCGGCCGAGGGCCGGGTCAGCCTGGAGGGCTGGCGTGAAGGCGACTGCTGGCACCTGCGCCTGAGCGACCAGGGCCCCGGCGTACCTGACGCCGACCTTGAACGCATCTTCAAGCCTTACCAGCGCCTGACCGACAGCGGCGCGGGCTTCGGCCTGGGCCTGGCCATCGCCCGCCGCGCCATCGAGCTGCAAGGCGGCCGCTTGTGGGCCAGCAATGGCCGCCCTGGGCTGTGCCTGCACCTGACCTTGCCGATGGCCAGGGACTGTTTAGAAAGTTAA
- a CDS encoding response regulator transcription factor gives MPTSLLLAEDDASLRQDLERHFLKRGFRVHACATGTQALDAIRQTPFELVLLDIMLPGIDGLSLLDELRRQQAVPVMLMSALGAEQDRISGFTRGADDYLPKPFSLAELDARVDALLRRVAFDRGTALRADVGEVMLDHDRQDVIHNGNAAGLTASEFRLLVTLRAHPGEALSKPFLYQTVLHRAYTRLDRGLDVHVCNLRRKLADISAQHLQIQAVRGQGYILVDTEQP, from the coding sequence GTGCCCACCTCACTTCTCCTCGCCGAAGACGACGCAAGCCTGCGTCAGGACCTGGAACGCCATTTCCTCAAACGCGGTTTCCGGGTACACGCCTGCGCCACGGGTACCCAGGCCTTGGACGCCATTCGGCAAACACCGTTCGAACTGGTGTTGCTGGACATCATGCTGCCGGGTATCGATGGCCTCAGCCTGCTCGACGAATTGCGCCGGCAGCAGGCGGTGCCGGTCATGCTGATGTCGGCGCTGGGCGCCGAGCAGGACCGCATCAGTGGCTTTACCCGTGGTGCCGACGACTACCTGCCCAAGCCCTTCAGCTTGGCGGAGCTGGACGCACGGGTCGATGCCTTGCTGCGGCGCGTGGCATTTGATCGCGGCACGGCGCTGCGTGCCGACGTCGGCGAAGTGATGCTGGACCACGACCGCCAGGACGTTATCCACAACGGCAATGCCGCTGGCCTCACCGCATCCGAATTCCGCTTGCTGGTGACGCTGCGGGCGCATCCCGGCGAAGCCTTGAGCAAACCCTTCCTGTACCAGACCGTGCTGCACCGGGCCTATACCCGCCTGGACCGGGGCCTGGACGTGCACGTGTGCAACCTGCGCCGCAAACTGGCCGACATCAGTGCCCAGCACCTGCAGATCCAGGCCGTGCGCGGGCAGGGGTATATCCTGGTCGACACGGAACAGCCCTGA